In Maridesulfovibrio sp., the genomic stretch AGCCTTGCCGGAGCAGAAGTCGGCAAAGATTGAACCAGCTGCTTTTAAGCCTAATCAGGAATACGTATTAATGGCATGGCCTCTTGAGGGGTTGCGGCTGGTTATTGATAAAGACCGGACCATGTCCATTACCGATAAGGGCAGTGTTGTGCGCGCCCAGCTTCTGCTGCGTGGAGACCCGCCGGAAGTGGTTACCGGGGAAGTAAAGATTGTTTGCAAGCCTCAGGGTATGGAGGAGGCTTTCGAACTCAATGCGGAAGATGGTTATTTCCAGTCTCCGCCTATTGAAATTTTGCCCTACACCATGACTGGTTACCAGTCCCAGCCGCCGGTTGAGGTCAGTGCATATGACGTCGATGGGAATCTGCTTGCCAGCACAACAATTGTGCTGCCGGTATCCACCCGCCCGGGCTGCAACAATTGTCACGGCGGTGGCTGGAATCTTCCTGATCAGGGGGGATTCTCAGCGCAGACGGCAGCTGATATTGCTGCTGTTCATGACCGGGACAATCATACTGATTTCAAAAAAAGGCTTAAAAACAGCGAAGTAATTGACTGCATGTCCTGTCATGACGGAGATTTACAGCTCGACCTGTCAACTGCGTTACACGGCTTTCACGCTGTCTACCTGCGTGACACATCAAACGAGACCTGCATGATGTGCCACCCGCAGCAGAGTTTGCGCGGCATGCATCTGGATGCCGGGCTGGAATGCATAAATTGTCATGGTGAAATGGCCAAACATGCGCTGGCCCTGCTTCAGTCCGAAGAAGACAAGCCTGTAGCTCAAAAGTTGATCAAGCTTGTTACTCCGCCAGATCTGGATGGAGATGAGCTTGATCCGCGTAAGCCGTGGGAGCAGCAGCCTGACTGTCTTACCTGTCATGTTGAATTCGGTGCACCGGAATCAGACTCGGCTTTTGGCAAGTGGACAGAAGGTAAGGAAAGGCTTTTCAGTAACCGCAAAGATGAAATGGACGCGGTTATGTGTGCTGCCTGTCATAACTCTCCACATGCCATCTTCCCGGCTGCCGACGAGAGGGACAATCTGCGTGCGCTGCAGTATATGGGAGAAGCCCGGCCCATAGGGGCAGCCGGAACCTGCACCGTCTGCCATGAAGACGCGATGGGGTACCCTGCGCACCATCCCGGAATGGGATTAGAGTAACAGACAAAAAAATCCCGGTCCGAACTAAGTTCGGACCGGGATTTTTAAATTTTATATGAATCGGCTTTATTCAGACTAGCCGCGTCTGAGCAAGGGCCTTTCATTTTGGGAAGTGTTATTCACAGAGCGCATCACGTTATCAGAGTCGCCTGCGGGCACGGTGAAGGTGGACTGGCGGCCCTGAATCTTGACGTGCTGGATGCGAACAGGATTGATGCGGGCGCGGCGGCAGATCATGTCGACCAGTTTACGCGGGGTCATGCCGTGAGAGCGACCTACTTGTGCGGTAAAACGAACACGGCCGCGGTTCGCAGCGGGACCGCCGCATTCTTCGATTTTATGGTAGCTGCGCTTGTCGAGAACGCTGCCCTGAGAATGCTTGAACAGTGCGGCAACGGCTTCCACAGGATCAATCTCTTCGAGCAGTTCATGGGCGAGATCAAGGTAGGAAAGATGTTCTCCTGCTTCAATGATGTCGCTCAGTTCGGCTCCCACACGGGATTTTTTGACTTCGATGACTTCATCGATGCTCGGCAGGGGTTTTTTATCAACACGAAGGCCGGTGACTTTGGTTATGTAGCGCAGTTTACCGAATTCGCGGGGTGAAATCAGGGTTACAGCTACACCCTTTTTACCTGCACGTCCGGTACGGCCTACGCGGTGAACAAAGCTCTGCGGGTCCTGCGGCAGGGCGAAGTTAACAACATGGGAAAGATCGGGAACGTCGATACCACGGGCGGCAACATCGGTAGCAACGAGGATTTTGCAGCGGCGTTTACGAAAACGCATGAGGATATCTTCGCGGCGGGCCTGAGAAAGGTCACCGTGGATCGGCTCGGCAGGGTATCCGCGTTCAGCAAGTGTGCCGGCCACGCGGTCAGCATCAGCGCGGGTGCGGCAGAATACAAGACCGTAGAATTCGGGCTGTGCATCAACAACACGGCAGAGTGCTTCAAAGCGGTCACGCTCGTTTACTTCATGGAAGATAAGTTCGGTGAGCGGTGTTTCGTTTTTCTCGCGTTTTACAGTGACAACATCGTAGTCGCCCATGAATTTTTTGGCGATGCGCATAACTTCGGGCGGCATGGTTGCGGAGAAGAGCAGGGTGCGGCGGTCTTCGCCTGCGTTTTCCATGATTTCGGAAACTTCATCGAGGAAACCCATATTACACATTTCATCAGCTTCATCGAGTACGAAGTTATTGATCTGGGAAAGGTCAAGGGAGCCGCGGCGAATGTGGTCAAGCACACGGCCAGGGGTACCGACAACGATGTCTGCACCGCGTTTCAAAGCCTTGAACTGCGGAAGCATGGGCTGTCCACCGTAAACTGTGGCTACGAAAATTTTGCGCTTGCCGCGGAAAGAAATGATTTCATCCGCAACCTGTAGAGCCAGTTCGCGGGTCGGGGTCAGTACGATGGCCTGAACGTGATTGGCGCCTTCGCGGATATTTTCAATGATGGGCAGGCCGAAAGCTGCGGTTTTACCGGTTCCTGTCTGGGCCTGACCTACGATGTCTTTTTCTCCGGAAAGGAGCATGGGGATGGTCTTTTCCTGAATGGGGGTGGGAGCTGTGAAGCCTTTTTTCTCAAGAGCTTCAATTGTGATATCGGAAAGGCCGAGGTTTCTGAATTTTTCCATGATTTATCTGTCTCTCTAAAATGTAGTCAAAATATTAAAAGGGTAAAAAAACACAACCGCGTCTCGGGCTTGAGTCTCGCGTGGATGCATAAATCCATATCAATATGAATTTAATGAGTGCGACACTGGCCGGGCGCGTGTTTAGTCCCGTTTCAGCTGGGCCGGATATATTAAATCGGGTCGTTTGTTATCACTGGCAAAAGTACAGCAACACGAATCAGCAAACCGCACGTGCGGTCTGATCCGGGGAAGTTCCGGTCTTGCGGAAAAGGGGGTGAAAAACAAAGCAATACCTGCCCCTTAATAGCAGGGGAGGTTTTTAGCTACCGTAATAAATGTCCGGTATTTTTGGAGGGACCGTCCGGTTATCTCGATCTACTTAAGGAGGGCTAAAACTCATCAAGGGCAGATCGTACTTTCTCCTGAAACAGCAAGGCGAACTGCCTGCATAACTGGTCCCAATCTTCTAATTAGGTTTCAGGGGAATCGTCACATAAGGACGATGTACGAAACTTTGTACACTGCCCTTGCAATTAAAACTTGGATCTCTATGGACCCAAAACAACCGGATATGGACGGACGCTAGAAGCCTTAAGCATCGAATTGTGATTGGGTCAAGCGTTATTTTTAATACCCGCCCCGTTGAATAGCGTCCTCATTCAAAATTTTCCATGAATTCGTGCGCGGATTAAATATTCCTGCTTGAGACAGTATCTTGCGGATGAATCCCTGCTTGCGGAGTTTTTTGATTCCTTTTTGCAGGGCACCATATACTTCTTTTCCCCTTGGGTGTTTACGTGAAACCAGGAAATGCCTGCTTTCGAGTAGTGAAAATTTGATTCCCGGGATAGGAACGAGAGTAATGCCCTGCATAGTTATGCTGAAATTTTTTGAATTGGCGATTTCCAGCGGAATCCAGCCAGCTCTTCCTACTTCAATTATTTTCAACATGGATTTAAACGTCGGTGCTGTTATTAAGTTTGTGATGCCTATGGATCTGAGGATTTGAATGTCATTATTCCAATGCTGGCCGACTATGCCCCTGCCGCGCATGTTTATTTCTTCAGCGCTCGTTGCAGACAGCAGTGCCGTGTTTCCCGGCAGGCAGTAGAATCCCTTTTGGAATTCTCCGAATCTGGTGATCGGTGCTGTAGTCAGGAAGGCATTTTCATAGCCGGGGACAGTGTTGGTTTTTTTGTTCAGCTGCTGACTGCATAGCACTGTCCTGCCTCTTGCCGTTTCCTCAGTTGATCGACGCGCATTTGGGACAGAAATAAATTCAACGGGCGAGTCTATTCCGCCGAGTCTTAATGCTCGAAGCAGTATAATTACGTCTGCCGATGATCGGCTCATTTCTATATCAGGAACGTTTTCAAGTTTATCAAGTGGGGTAGCAAGTTTTGCAGCAAGGTCGTTAATCTGTTTCAGAGAATTTTGTTCTATGGCAATAGTTATCCCTGCATTGCCGGATACATCGCATGGCAGCAAAATAAAAATCAGTGCAAAGGCGGCTAGCCTCACAATTGTTTGCATTTAGCAAAGGCCTCCGGCATATCCGTCAGAGCGGGGATCGCATCCGGCGCATAAAACTCCTGTGCCCGGATCGCGCACTATGATCTGCCCACGTCCGAAAACTGAACGCTCGTAGCCGCCGCACATTTCTAGAGCATGACCCATGTCGAAAAGACGCTCTACTGTTTCCATCGGCATACCTTCTTCCAAGCGTATCTTCCCGCCTGTTTCATCAGGTTCAATGCAGAACCGCAGTCTGTTCAACGCTTCTTGCGGGTCGACTCCATCGTCGAGCATGGCTGATATAATCTGCATGTGACCTTGCGGTTGCATGAATCCGCCCATGACCCCGAATGTGGAGTGCAGGGATTTGTCTGCGCGTAGGCATATGCCGGGAATAATGGTGTGGTAGCTGCGCTTTCCCCCGGCCAGTACATTAGGATGTTCCGGGTTAAGGGAGAAATTGTGTCCACGGTTTTGCAGTGAAAATCCGAGTCCTTCGGGAACGATACCTGTTCCGAAGCCTAGATATACGGAATTAACCATGGAGCATCCGTTACCGTCTTTATCCACCACGCAGAAATAGACCGTGTCAGATGAATTTACCGGAACTCCGTTGGTGATCTCCAGCATGGCCCGGTCCGGGAGAATTAATGCGGCCCTGCGTGCTCCGTAGCTTGGTGAAAGCAGTTTGGACAGCGGTACTGAATATTTCTCCGGG encodes the following:
- a CDS encoding DEAD/DEAH box helicase, with amino-acid sequence MEKFRNLGLSDITIEALEKKGFTAPTPIQEKTIPMLLSGEKDIVGQAQTGTGKTAAFGLPIIENIREGANHVQAIVLTPTRELALQVADEIISFRGKRKIFVATVYGGQPMLPQFKALKRGADIVVGTPGRVLDHIRRGSLDLSQINNFVLDEADEMCNMGFLDEVSEIMENAGEDRRTLLFSATMPPEVMRIAKKFMGDYDVVTVKREKNETPLTELIFHEVNERDRFEALCRVVDAQPEFYGLVFCRTRADADRVAGTLAERGYPAEPIHGDLSQARREDILMRFRKRRCKILVATDVAARGIDVPDLSHVVNFALPQDPQSFVHRVGRTGRAGKKGVAVTLISPREFGKLRYITKVTGLRVDKKPLPSIDEVIEVKKSRVGAELSDIIEAGEHLSYLDLAHELLEEIDPVEAVAALFKHSQGSVLDKRSYHKIEECGGPAANRGRVRFTAQVGRSHGMTPRKLVDMICRRARINPVRIQHVKIQGRQSTFTVPAGDSDNVMRSVNNTSQNERPLLRRG